Proteins encoded within one genomic window of Dyadobacter chenhuakuii:
- a CDS encoding TonB-dependent receptor → MRQFYIPSLLFSTLIFTNPGKSVAQSDSLNARQLEEVTVNAFESKTNPLTTTATVGMITSRSLERFSTYTWANAVNTVPGVKMEERSPGSYRFSVRGSLIRSPFGVRNVKFYWNGIPFTDASGNTPLNSLDYGAVQNMEIIKGPGSSIYGAGTGGVVLLQSQTDNDFTNRIEQSVSFGKYGFQSRNSTIQVGDISVQYGHSEQDGYRNHSNMVRDALRFTSSSRLGERSTLSILGMFSDLKYETPGGINLAQYQSNPKLARQSTPTVPGSEAQQAAIYTKLALIGGNYALQLSDSWTQSNALYLTFTDFANPFISNYEKRDENGIGGRNIWQNRSQIGNVKTSWTSGFEWQYGKSAQRNYDNIGGRPDKQQTVEDIRTSSLSVFSQLEAVLFTDLTLSAGASYNTFKYKYERFFALPYSKEGRKFDGIFVPRFAANKVIAKNWAVVASYSGGYSPPTLQEVRPSAGGFRRDLEAEKGMNTEFGIRKTGKVITGEISLYHFGLRETIVRRTNEAGAEFFINAGKTRQKGVEWTVAYDILSDPKLPVMLKLWNTGTATKYTFEDFQQADVDLTGKRIPGIPKFSQTSGLDALFRYGFAAFVTYQHGSSFYLNDANTVENTPYNQWIARVSWKKSWGQHFYSELSASAEKVNAGIYSLGYDLNAFGNRYYNSAPKDNLWAGVKIGWEWQKNSK, encoded by the coding sequence ATGCGCCAATTTTATATTCCCAGCCTTTTATTTTCGACTCTTATTTTTACTAATCCGGGAAAGTCCGTTGCGCAAAGCGATTCGCTGAACGCGCGGCAGCTGGAAGAAGTGACCGTCAATGCATTTGAATCCAAAACAAATCCGTTAACGACCACCGCAACTGTGGGGATGATCACATCCCGGTCGCTGGAAAGATTCTCGACTTATACGTGGGCAAATGCGGTTAACACGGTTCCCGGTGTCAAAATGGAGGAACGCTCACCCGGAAGTTACCGTTTTTCGGTTCGCGGGAGCCTGATCCGGTCGCCATTTGGGGTGCGTAATGTGAAATTTTATTGGAACGGAATCCCTTTCACAGATGCTAGCGGGAATACACCGCTTAACTCGCTGGATTATGGTGCTGTACAGAATATGGAGATCATTAAAGGACCAGGAAGCAGCATTTACGGGGCCGGGACGGGCGGCGTAGTGTTGTTGCAAAGTCAGACAGACAATGATTTCACCAACCGCATTGAGCAAAGCGTAAGTTTTGGTAAATATGGTTTTCAAAGCAGAAATTCAACCATTCAGGTGGGCGACATTTCAGTACAATATGGTCATAGCGAGCAAGATGGATATCGCAACCACAGCAATATGGTGCGGGATGCGCTCCGTTTTACTTCTTCTTCACGATTAGGCGAACGCAGCACATTATCGATCCTCGGAATGTTTTCCGACCTGAAATATGAAACCCCGGGCGGCATTAATCTTGCACAATACCAGAGTAACCCGAAACTGGCCAGACAATCTACCCCGACGGTGCCGGGGAGCGAGGCGCAGCAGGCTGCTATTTACACGAAGCTCGCCTTGATCGGCGGAAACTATGCATTACAGCTTTCCGACAGCTGGACACAATCCAATGCATTATATCTGACGTTCACAGACTTTGCCAATCCATTTATTTCAAATTATGAAAAACGCGATGAGAATGGAATCGGCGGAAGGAATATCTGGCAAAACCGCTCTCAGATCGGCAATGTAAAAACGAGCTGGACCTCAGGATTTGAATGGCAGTATGGCAAATCTGCACAGCGCAATTATGACAACATTGGCGGCAGACCGGACAAGCAGCAAACAGTGGAGGACATCAGGACAAGCAGCCTTTCTGTTTTCAGCCAGCTGGAAGCGGTGCTCTTTACCGACCTTACATTAAGCGCCGGCGCGAGTTACAACACATTTAAATACAAATACGAAAGGTTTTTCGCCCTTCCATACAGCAAGGAGGGACGTAAGTTTGACGGCATTTTCGTCCCGAGATTTGCGGCAAACAAAGTGATAGCCAAAAACTGGGCGGTTGTGGCATCGTATAGCGGTGGTTACTCGCCACCCACATTGCAGGAAGTGCGCCCATCGGCAGGTGGCTTCCGCCGGGATCTGGAGGCTGAGAAAGGGATGAACACCGAATTTGGGATCAGGAAAACCGGGAAAGTGATCACCGGGGAAATCAGTCTGTATCATTTCGGATTACGTGAAACCATTGTTCGCAGGACCAATGAAGCGGGCGCTGAATTCTTTATCAATGCAGGAAAAACCCGTCAGAAGGGAGTAGAATGGACTGTCGCTTATGACATCCTATCTGACCCAAAACTGCCGGTAATGCTTAAATTATGGAACACCGGCACGGCAACAAAATACACATTTGAAGATTTCCAGCAAGCTGATGTGGATCTGACAGGCAAGAGAATCCCGGGAATTCCAAAATTCTCACAAACATCTGGTCTGGATGCCCTTTTCAGATATGGCTTTGCCGCATTTGTAACTTATCAGCACGGAAGTTCGTTTTACCTGAACGATGCCAACACGGTTGAAAACACACCTTACAATCAATGGATTGCGCGCGTAAGCTGGAAGAAAAGCTGGGGTCAGCATTTTTACAGCGAGCTCTCAGCCTCCGCAGAAAAAGTGAATGCAGGCATTTACAGCCTCGGTTATGACCTGAATGCATTTGGCAACCGCTATTATAACAGTGCGCCAAAAGACAATTTATGGGCTGGTGTGAAGATCGGCTGGGAGTGGCAGAAAAATTCCAAATAA
- the ctlX gene encoding citrulline utilization hydrolase CtlX: protein MRVITSSAQIQPQSTSRIMMIRPVQFGFNAETAESNEFQQKAFAQNTQETAGDLAKEEFDLMIDQLKKAGIDLHIFDDNEDILRPDAVFSNNWVSFHQSGKVVLYPMMAENRRAERRLDIIERLREDFKIEEIVDLSYFEEQGKFLEGTGSMVLDRRYKIAYACLSPRTHPEVLEAFADALGYEIVAFSASDENDKPVYHTNVIMCVGDVFAVVCLEAIKNPDERQMVRAALEETKKYIIEISFDQVRHFAGNMLMVRNTKQDKFLIMSTQAYDSLTSHQRQALSDYARILHTDLGVIEGNGGGSARCMMTEIHLPRK, encoded by the coding sequence ATGCGCGTAATCACTTCATCCGCCCAGATCCAGCCTCAATCGACCTCCCGGATCATGATGATCAGGCCGGTTCAATTTGGCTTTAATGCAGAAACTGCGGAAAGCAACGAGTTTCAGCAAAAAGCATTTGCGCAAAACACACAGGAAACCGCCGGCGACCTGGCAAAGGAAGAATTCGACCTGATGATCGATCAGCTTAAAAAAGCGGGCATCGATCTCCATATTTTTGATGATAATGAGGACATTCTGAGGCCAGACGCTGTTTTTTCCAACAACTGGGTGTCTTTTCACCAAAGCGGAAAAGTGGTCCTGTATCCAATGATGGCCGAAAACCGCCGGGCGGAACGCAGACTGGACATTATCGAGCGATTGAGGGAAGATTTTAAAATTGAAGAAATCGTAGACCTTTCCTATTTCGAAGAGCAGGGAAAATTTCTCGAAGGGACTGGCAGCATGGTGCTGGACCGCCGTTATAAAATTGCTTATGCCTGTCTGTCGCCTCGCACGCATCCAGAGGTTTTGGAGGCCTTTGCGGATGCATTAGGATACGAAATTGTTGCATTTTCGGCTTCGGATGAAAATGATAAGCCTGTGTATCACACCAATGTGATCATGTGCGTAGGTGATGTGTTTGCGGTGGTTTGCCTGGAAGCCATCAAAAATCCGGACGAGAGGCAGATGGTACGGGCTGCGCTTGAAGAAACAAAAAAATACATCATCGAAATATCATTTGACCAGGTGCGTCATTTTGCAGGGAACATGCTTATGGTGCGCAATACCAAGCAAGACAAGTTTTTGATTATGTCCACGCAAGCCTACGATTCGCTTACCAGCCACCAGCGGCAGGCATTGAGTGACTATGCACGTATTTTGCATACTGACCTTGGTGTAATTGAGGGCAACGGCGGAGGTTCTGCGCGCTGTATGATGACGGAAATCCATCTTCCCAGAAAATGA
- a CDS encoding arginine deiminase family protein: protein MHTEIIAGTAINVASETGTLKRLLIHSPDRGLGKVVPSKAQDWLFEDIVHLDTMRRGEYDYYVKLLLYFLDPEKIKGRLADIDSDPTRSFFIPGSEKYFNSDCVVDIQKLLGEILENGEVRVKLTAAICGIERCSYHTQEELNQYDPHELSKIFISGSYSDKRMLFAPLPNLIFMRDIGIVINDHILLNKPAKNARTRESILAQFVFFYHPMFADIKSRIIEIPENERHFLLPDDEKASDYHRCTLEGGDVMMVAPNHLVIGCSERTSLYAAQQVMKLLFEKEVVTKITIVKIPKKRDYMHIDTIFTQVKKNVWVLLGSLARLGDEAKKQDVLHFFAPQDTNKEFRILQFVKGQEHSPTEIENLEDLLTSISVNDLGVTEPVRFIYSGDNEFPYGEREQWTDSCNLLALKDGVVVGYDRNDKTLDAFRKHGYQVITAKDLIQKLEDDELSVDTLTDTFITLPSAELSRARGGSHCMSMPILRSAAR from the coding sequence ATGCATACAGAAATCATCGCCGGCACGGCCATCAACGTGGCTTCCGAAACCGGGACATTAAAACGCCTCCTGATCCACAGCCCCGACCGCGGCCTTGGCAAAGTGGTGCCCAGCAAAGCGCAGGACTGGCTTTTTGAAGATATTGTCCACCTGGACACCATGCGGCGGGGCGAATATGACTACTATGTAAAACTGCTGCTTTACTTCCTCGACCCGGAAAAAATCAAGGGCAGGCTGGCCGACATTGACAGTGACCCTACCCGCTCCTTTTTCATCCCCGGTTCCGAAAAATACTTCAATTCCGACTGTGTGGTTGACATTCAAAAACTGCTGGGGGAAATTCTGGAAAATGGTGAAGTTCGAGTCAAACTTACAGCGGCGATTTGTGGCATTGAACGTTGTTCCTACCATACGCAGGAAGAACTCAACCAATATGACCCCCACGAGCTGTCCAAAATTTTCATTTCCGGCTCCTATTCCGATAAACGAATGCTTTTTGCCCCACTGCCCAACCTCATCTTCATGCGGGACATCGGCATTGTGATCAATGATCATATTTTGTTGAACAAACCTGCTAAAAATGCGAGGACAAGGGAATCGATACTGGCGCAGTTTGTTTTCTTTTACCACCCGATGTTTGCCGACATCAAAAGCCGCATCATTGAAATACCCGAAAACGAACGCCATTTTTTGCTGCCGGATGATGAAAAAGCGAGCGATTACCACCGCTGCACGCTCGAAGGCGGCGATGTAATGATGGTGGCGCCTAACCATTTGGTGATCGGTTGCAGTGAACGGACTTCGCTTTATGCCGCGCAACAGGTAATGAAATTGTTGTTCGAAAAGGAAGTTGTCACGAAAATAACCATTGTCAAAATCCCTAAAAAAAGGGACTACATGCACATTGACACGATTTTTACGCAAGTCAAAAAGAATGTCTGGGTGCTTCTTGGTTCGTTGGCGCGCCTGGGAGACGAGGCTAAGAAGCAGGATGTGCTTCATTTTTTTGCCCCGCAGGATACAAATAAGGAATTCAGGATTTTGCAATTTGTAAAAGGCCAGGAACACAGTCCGACTGAAATAGAAAATCTGGAAGATCTGCTTACATCAATCAGCGTCAATGATCTGGGTGTTACGGAACCTGTCAGATTCATTTATTCGGGCGATAACGAGTTCCCTTACGGCGAGCGAGAGCAATGGACGGATTCCTGCAATCTGTTAGCATTAAAAGACGGCGTTGTTGTGGGTTACGACAGAAATGACAAAACACTGGATGCATTCCGGAAGCACGGTTATCAGGTGATCACTGCTAAGGATTTGATACAAAAGCTGGAAGACGATGAGCTGTCGGTGGACACCTTGACAGATACTTTCATCACGCTTCCATCCGCTGAACTTTCACGTGCACGGGGCGGCTCGCATTGCATGAGTATGCCCATTTTGCGTAGCGCGGCCCGGTAA
- the sufC gene encoding Fe-S cluster assembly ATPase SufC: protein MLSINDLRASIEGKEILKGINLEVKPGEVHAIMGPNGSGKSTLASVLAGRDEYEVTGGSVVFDGKDILEMAPEHRAAEGIFLAFQYPVEIPGVTTINFLKTAVNEIRKYRGESPLDAAQFLKMVREKAKLVSMNDSLLKRALNEGFSGGEKKRNEIFQMAVLEPKLAILDETDSGLDIDALRIVSEGVNSLRSPERATIVVTHYQRLLDYIVPDYVHVLYRGRIVKSGPKELALELEEKGYDWIKAEVEAVG, encoded by the coding sequence ATGCTCTCTATTAATGACTTGCGTGCCTCAATTGAAGGTAAGGAAATATTAAAAGGCATCAACCTGGAAGTTAAGCCAGGTGAAGTGCATGCGATTATGGGGCCTAATGGGTCTGGTAAAAGCACTTTGGCATCTGTTCTGGCTGGAAGAGATGAATATGAAGTTACTGGCGGTTCGGTAGTTTTTGACGGAAAAGATATCCTTGAAATGGCGCCTGAGCACAGAGCTGCAGAAGGTATTTTTCTTGCATTCCAATATCCAGTTGAAATTCCTGGTGTTACCACCATCAATTTCCTGAAAACTGCTGTAAACGAAATCCGTAAATATAGAGGTGAAAGCCCGCTGGACGCTGCACAATTCCTTAAAATGGTGCGTGAAAAGGCGAAATTGGTAAGCATGAACGATTCGTTACTGAAACGTGCTTTGAACGAAGGATTTTCGGGTGGTGAGAAAAAACGCAACGAAATCTTCCAAATGGCCGTGCTTGAACCAAAACTGGCTATCCTCGACGAAACCGATTCTGGTTTGGACATTGATGCATTGCGCATTGTTTCAGAAGGAGTTAATTCATTGCGTTCTCCTGAGCGTGCAACCATTGTGGTTACGCACTATCAGCGTCTTCTGGACTACATTGTTCCTGATTATGTACACGTGCTTTACAGAGGCAGGATTGTGAAATCCGGTCCTAAGGAGCTGGCGCTGGAATTGGAAGAAAAAGGTTACGACTGGATTAAAGCGGAAGTAGAAGCCGTTGGTTAA